One Ascaphus truei isolate aAscTru1 chromosome 9, aAscTru1.hap1, whole genome shotgun sequence genomic region harbors:
- the RTN1 gene encoding reticulon-1 isoform X2 gives MQASADSSRMECLWSNWKCQAIDLLYWRDVKQTGMGFGSVLLMLFSLTQFSVVSVIAYLALAALSATISFRIYKSVLQAVQKTDEGHPFKGYLDMEISLSQEQIQKYTDCIQVYTNSIVKELRRLFLVQDLVDSLKFAVLMWLLTYVGALFNGLTLLIMAVVSMFSLPAVYDKYQAQIDQYLGLVRTNMNTIVAKIQAKIPGAKQKE, from the exons CTATTGACTTGCTATACTGGCGTGATGTGAAGCAGACCGGGATGGGTTTTGGAAGTGTACTTTTGATGCTCTTCTCTCTGACTCAGTTCAGCGTGGTCAGTGTCATTGCCTACCTGGCACTCGCTGCCCTCTCCGCCACCATCAGCTTCAGAATCTACAAGTCCGTCCTGCAGGCCGTACAGAAAACCGATGAAGGACATCCATTCAA AGGTTACTTGGATATGGAAATCTCTCTGTCTCAGGAACAGATCCAGAAGTATACAGACTGCATTCAGGTGTACACAAACAGCATTGTCAAAGAATTGAGGCGACTCTTCCTCGTACAGGATCTGGTGGATTCACTGAAA TTTGCGGTACTGATGTGGCTGCTGACCTATGTCGGAGCTCTCTTCAATGGACTGACACTTCTCATCATGG CCGTGGTGTCCATGTTCTCTCTCCCGGCTGTATATGACAAGTATCAG GCACAGATCGACCAGTATTTGGGACTTGTGCGGACCAATATGAACACCATTGTGGCAAA GATCCAGGCTAAAATCCCAGGAGCTAAACAGAAGGAATAA